From Serinicoccus profundi, the proteins below share one genomic window:
- the lipB gene encoding lipoyl(octanoyl) transferase LipB — protein MRFEHLGLAPDLVDYEQAWAHQREVHARVVGGELPDTVLLLEHAAVYTAGKRTEAHERPLDGTPVVDVDRGGKITWHGPGQLVGYPIVRLPSPVDVVAHVRRLEDMMIGVCADLGVEATRVEGRSGVWLPAGEVAPERKIGAIGIRVSQDVTMHGFALNCDCDLGWADTIIPCGIADAGVTSLSAELGRRVGVAEVLPLAERHLDRVLAPLAGTGATAAGTSSS, from the coding sequence ATGCGTTTCGAGCACCTCGGCCTGGCCCCTGACCTCGTGGACTACGAGCAGGCGTGGGCGCACCAGCGGGAGGTCCACGCCCGGGTCGTCGGCGGCGAGCTCCCCGACACGGTGCTGCTCCTGGAGCACGCCGCGGTCTACACGGCGGGCAAACGCACCGAGGCGCACGAGCGGCCGCTGGACGGCACCCCCGTCGTCGACGTCGACCGCGGCGGCAAGATCACCTGGCACGGTCCGGGACAGCTGGTCGGCTACCCCATCGTGCGCCTGCCCTCCCCCGTCGACGTCGTGGCCCACGTGCGTCGGCTCGAGGACATGATGATCGGGGTCTGCGCCGATCTCGGCGTCGAGGCGACCCGGGTCGAGGGCCGGTCCGGGGTGTGGCTCCCGGCGGGCGAGGTGGCTCCCGAGCGCAAGATCGGGGCAATCGGCATCCGGGTGAGCCAGGACGTGACGATGCACGGCTTCGCCCTCAACTGCGACTGCGACCTGGGCTGGGCGGACACGATCATCCCCTGCGGGATCGCCGACGCCGGGGTCACCTCGCTGAGCGCCGAGCTGGGCCGGCGGGTGGGCGTGGCGGAGGTCCTCCCGCTCGCCGAGCGCCACCTGGACCGCGTCCTGGCCCCGCTCGCCGGGACCGGCGCCACCGCCGCGGGCACCTCCTCCTCCTGA
- a CDS encoding serine/threonine-protein kinase has protein sequence MSTPTIPGYDLLNPLGAGGSGQVWRARRRTDGLPVAVKLVRPGAGDSAALTAVLAEAGLLAGLRHEHVLHLYDVLPLGDPQDPTVAIVTQLAAGGSLAQVLHRRRLLSPGELVTVLHPISSALGDLHRSGVVHGDLSPGNILFRSDGMPLLGDLGTARVAGEQGLRGWGTGGQDGMVSPEVLEGFAATAESDVYQLGAVAWWCLVGEPPGPGFDRPPLAEVAPELPVALVGLVAACMSPQPEDRPAADDLGPVLLDLAEPEPVEVAPEADAAFGLTQRLRQVALADAHDEPSDRGRRWWPRPRRRDARDAAAARGVGPAGPERDRRGRGAHRAGAAPEAGRAGAPRPWVGAVLVVVLLGLCVALLWPGWRDTWAPAGTSSGPVSDAGPAPTPDAGDDLGQPVAPTATREPASPATGSPRRRAARTLRRPATPQRGGSCRSCWTGGPRPGSRRTSRASQR, from the coding sequence ATGAGCACCCCGACCATTCCGGGATACGACCTCCTCAACCCTCTGGGTGCCGGGGGGAGCGGGCAGGTCTGGCGGGCACGTCGGCGCACCGACGGGCTGCCGGTCGCGGTCAAGCTGGTGCGCCCGGGCGCGGGTGACTCCGCGGCCCTCACCGCGGTCCTGGCGGAGGCCGGGCTGCTCGCCGGCCTGCGCCACGAGCACGTCCTGCACCTCTACGACGTGCTCCCGCTCGGTGACCCGCAGGATCCGACGGTGGCGATCGTCACCCAGCTGGCAGCGGGCGGATCGCTCGCCCAGGTCCTGCACCGGCGCCGTCTCCTCTCACCCGGTGAGCTGGTCACCGTGCTGCACCCGATCTCCTCAGCGCTCGGCGACCTGCACCGCTCGGGGGTGGTGCACGGTGACCTCTCGCCCGGCAACATCCTCTTCCGCAGCGACGGTATGCCGTTGCTCGGCGACCTCGGCACCGCCCGGGTGGCGGGGGAGCAGGGGCTGCGGGGGTGGGGGACGGGTGGCCAGGACGGCATGGTCTCCCCCGAGGTGCTCGAGGGGTTCGCCGCCACCGCGGAGTCCGACGTCTACCAGCTCGGCGCGGTGGCGTGGTGGTGCCTCGTGGGTGAGCCGCCGGGGCCGGGCTTCGACCGACCCCCGTTGGCCGAGGTGGCGCCGGAGCTGCCGGTGGCCCTGGTCGGTCTCGTCGCGGCCTGCATGTCGCCGCAGCCCGAGGACCGGCCGGCCGCGGACGACCTGGGTCCCGTCCTGCTCGACCTGGCCGAGCCGGAGCCGGTGGAGGTCGCGCCCGAGGCCGACGCCGCCTTCGGCCTGACCCAGCGTCTGCGCCAGGTGGCGCTGGCCGACGCCCACGACGAGCCGTCCGACCGCGGCCGGCGTTGGTGGCCCCGGCCGCGGCGGCGCGACGCCCGCGATGCCGCCGCAGCCCGAGGGGTCGGCCCGGCCGGGCCGGAGCGGGATCGCCGTGGGCGCGGCGCGCACCGTGCCGGTGCGGCACCGGAGGCTGGTCGGGCGGGCGCACCCCGGCCCTGGGTCGGTGCCGTCCTGGTCGTGGTGCTCCTCGGCCTGTGCGTGGCGCTGCTCTGGCCCGGATGGCGGGACACGTGGGCGCCCGCGGGCACGTCGTCAGGCCCCGTCAGCGACGCGGGACCCGCGCCCACGCCGGACGCCGGCGACGACCTGGGTCAGCCGGTCGCGCCGACGGCCACCCGGGAGCCCGCGTCACCGGCCACCGGGAGCCCTCGCCGCAGGGCGGCACGGACCCTGCGCAGGCCCGCGACGCCGCAGCGGGGCGGGTCGTGCAGGAGCTGCTGGACCGGCGGGCCACGGCCTGGGAGCAGGCGGACGTCGCGGGCCTCGCAGCGGTGA
- a CDS encoding TIGR01777 family oxidoreductase, which produces MNSSAGPTGARLVAITGASGLIGSRLSQVLRDRGDRVLHLVRRDAAPADRLPVGVRELTWSPGDRLDPAGLEDVDGVVHLAGAGIGDQRWTAERKRVLVSSRIEGTTTLARALAEVVAAGGQAPRLVSGSAVGYYGDRGEEVLSEASSPGTGFLAQLCQDWEAATRPAEHAGVSVAHVRTGIVLSPDGGALGRMLPLVRLGLGGPLAGGDAWWPWITLEDHVRALVFLLDRPDLDGAVNLVGPAPATQQQVTRALARQLHRPAVVPAPGWALRIVLGEMSQEILASTRALPGVLDEAGFSFTHPDLEQAARWVVSQRPG; this is translated from the coding sequence ATGAACTCCTCGGCCGGACCGACCGGAGCTCGCCTGGTGGCGATCACCGGCGCGAGCGGGCTCATCGGGTCCCGGTTGAGCCAGGTGCTGCGCGATCGCGGCGACCGGGTGCTGCACCTGGTCCGCCGCGACGCGGCACCGGCGGACCGGCTGCCGGTCGGCGTCCGGGAGCTGACCTGGTCACCGGGAGACCGCCTAGACCCCGCGGGTCTGGAGGACGTCGACGGCGTCGTCCACCTCGCGGGGGCCGGGATCGGGGACCAGCGCTGGACGGCCGAGCGCAAGCGCGTCCTGGTGTCCTCCCGGATCGAGGGCACGACGACCCTCGCGCGGGCCCTCGCCGAGGTCGTCGCAGCGGGTGGGCAGGCACCACGTCTCGTCTCCGGCTCTGCGGTTGGCTACTACGGCGACCGCGGCGAGGAGGTGCTCAGCGAGGCCAGCAGCCCGGGCACCGGCTTCCTCGCCCAGCTGTGCCAGGACTGGGAGGCCGCGACGCGGCCCGCCGAGCACGCGGGCGTCTCCGTGGCGCACGTGCGCACCGGAATCGTGCTCTCCCCCGACGGCGGCGCGCTCGGCCGGATGCTGCCGCTGGTGCGCCTCGGGCTGGGCGGACCGCTGGCCGGGGGCGATGCGTGGTGGCCGTGGATCACCCTCGAGGACCATGTCCGGGCCCTGGTCTTCCTCCTGGACCGGCCCGATCTCGACGGCGCGGTCAACCTCGTCGGTCCCGCGCCGGCCACCCAGCAGCAGGTGACCCGCGCCCTGGCCCGGCAGCTCCACCGCCCGGCCGTCGTACCGGCCCCCGGGTGGGCCCTGCGCATCGTGCTGGGCGAGATGTCGCAGGAGATCCTGGCCTCGACGCGGGCCCTGCCCGGTGTCCTGGACGAGGCCGGCTTCTCCTTCACGCACCCGGACCTGGAGCAGGCGGCCCGCTGGGTCGTGAGCCAGCGGCCGGGCTGA
- a CDS encoding ATP-binding cassette domain-containing protein, translating to MSVAHLADEGPALTIRGLRKTYRTMRGRRVAVHGLDMDVPTGGVHGFLGPNGSGKTTTIRMLLGLVRPDSGDMRIFGTSVPQHLPQVVDRVGAIVESPKFFPGFSGTRNLTLLAQAIGTPVTRVGEVLEEVGLGLRGDDTFKSYSLGMKQRLAIAATLLKSPDLLIFDEPTNGLDPAGIHEIRTTMRRLADEGRTVLVSSHILSEVEQIADTVSIIGRGRVLAQGSVAGLIGAGGETVEVGVRHPGAAVRVLREAGFSADWLARPRGQDAADGLRSPDDEEVAGLLTVTGAHPAEITRLLAGQGLWVERLVPSRRGLEQIFLELTGEDRHTPSAPAEDVA from the coding sequence GTGAGCGTGGCGCACCTGGCCGACGAGGGGCCGGCCCTGACCATCCGGGGACTCCGGAAGACCTACCGCACCATGCGCGGGAGGCGGGTCGCCGTGCACGGTCTGGACATGGACGTCCCGACCGGCGGGGTCCACGGGTTCCTCGGCCCCAACGGCTCGGGCAAGACGACGACGATCCGGATGCTGCTCGGCCTGGTCCGCCCGGACTCCGGCGACATGCGCATCTTCGGCACCTCGGTGCCCCAGCACCTGCCACAGGTCGTGGACCGGGTCGGGGCCATCGTGGAGTCCCCGAAGTTCTTCCCAGGCTTCTCCGGCACCCGCAACCTCACCCTGCTGGCCCAGGCCATCGGCACGCCGGTCACGCGGGTGGGCGAGGTGCTGGAGGAGGTCGGACTCGGGCTGCGCGGGGACGACACCTTCAAGTCCTACTCGCTCGGGATGAAGCAGCGGCTGGCGATCGCCGCCACGCTGCTGAAGTCGCCGGACCTGCTCATCTTCGACGAGCCCACCAACGGGCTGGACCCGGCCGGCATCCACGAGATCCGCACGACGATGCGCCGGCTGGCCGACGAGGGCCGGACCGTGCTCGTGAGCAGCCACATCCTCTCCGAGGTCGAGCAGATCGCCGACACGGTCTCCATCATCGGCCGCGGTCGGGTCCTGGCCCAGGGGTCGGTCGCCGGGCTCATCGGGGCCGGGGGTGAGACGGTCGAGGTCGGGGTCAGGCACCCCGGGGCCGCCGTGCGGGTGCTGCGGGAGGCCGGCTTCTCCGCCGACTGGCTCGCCCGGCCCCGCGGCCAGGACGCCGCCGACGGGCTCCGCTCCCCCGACGACGAGGAGGTCGCCGGCCTGCTGACGGTCACCGGGGCCCACCCCGCCGAGATCACCCGCCTCCTGGCGGGCCAGGGGCTGTGGGTCGAACGGCTCGTGCCGAGCCGCCGGGGGCTGGAGCAGATCTTCCTCGAGCTCACCGGTGAGGACCGACACACCCCCTCCGCGCCGGCGGAGGACGTCGCATGA